From Leptospira venezuelensis, a single genomic window includes:
- a CDS encoding AraC family transcriptional regulator translates to MKRSIISKEGVGISATVIQRRELYLSRVITDLPTLVFVKKGIKSLKQNDLELDIKSGEAVAIAGGQAFDVINRPDNGEFEAAWIAFHPNVIRNYKPNDQNLKDIESAFIFSNILSGFSDAFQLARESITTDRLISEQVAIHRATEILIWLGEYGRKFKLPSAEGTSQKVRSFVSASPAKDWSAIEIADRLEMSEATLRRRLSSELSSFSEILIDVRMSFALSLLQSTDRSIGEIAREVGYDSASRFAVRFRDRFGYSPTMLRREASRDRNGTILDRVRT, encoded by the coding sequence CGTTCCATCATATCAAAAGAAGGGGTCGGAATCTCGGCCACAGTGATCCAAAGAAGAGAATTATATCTTTCCAGAGTTATTACAGATCTACCCACCCTTGTATTTGTCAAAAAAGGGATCAAAAGTCTAAAACAGAACGATCTTGAATTGGATATCAAATCTGGAGAGGCTGTAGCGATTGCGGGAGGCCAAGCATTCGATGTGATCAATCGGCCTGATAATGGGGAATTCGAGGCGGCATGGATTGCATTCCATCCAAATGTGATCCGAAATTATAAACCAAACGATCAAAACCTGAAAGATATAGAATCTGCATTTATTTTTTCTAATATACTTTCTGGATTTTCAGACGCATTTCAACTCGCAAGAGAATCTATTACCACAGATAGATTAATTTCTGAACAGGTTGCGATCCATAGAGCAACTGAGATATTGATTTGGCTAGGAGAATATGGTAGAAAATTTAAGTTACCTTCTGCTGAAGGTACCTCGCAAAAGGTTCGATCCTTCGTGAGTGCAAGTCCTGCAAAAGACTGGTCCGCCATTGAAATTGCTGATCGTTTAGAAATGAGCGAGGCTACTTTAAGAAGAAGACTTTCTTCGGAACTTTCTTCCTTTTCTGAAATATTAATCGATGTCAGAATGTCATTTGCTCTTTCCCTATTGCAGTCAACGGATAGAAGTATAGGAGAGATCGCAAGGGAAGTAGGATACGATTCCGCATCCAGATTTGCGGTCCGATTTCGGGACAGATTCGGATATTCTCCCACAATGTTAAGGAGGGAAGCGAGTCGTGATCGGAACGGCACAATCCTTGATCGGGTCCGGACATAA
- a CDS encoding YbhB/YbcL family Raf kinase inhibitor-like protein, translating to MKKFLSFQNGILLCVLFFAGSAFAGDLKVTSSALKEGGTITNTHVFSGFGCSGENNSPDLQWSGAPKETKFFAVTAYDPDAPTGSGWWHWTVINIPASVTSLPAKAGNDKGPLPAGAVQGRTDFGKPGYGGPCPPKGDKPHRYIFKVFALKDKIDLDDEASGALVGFYINSLKLAEGKLTAKYGR from the coding sequence ATGAAGAAATTCCTATCGTTTCAAAACGGTATATTACTTTGTGTTTTATTCTTTGCTGGATCCGCGTTTGCCGGCGACTTAAAGGTCACTAGCTCCGCCCTCAAAGAAGGAGGAACAATCACTAACACTCATGTATTTTCAGGATTCGGATGTTCCGGAGAAAATAACTCTCCTGACTTACAGTGGTCAGGCGCTCCAAAAGAAACTAAGTTTTTTGCTGTGACTGCATACGATCCAGATGCTCCTACTGGAAGTGGATGGTGGCATTGGACTGTGATCAATATTCCTGCCTCTGTCACAAGCCTTCCCGCAAAAGCAGGCAACGATAAAGGACCTCTTCCTGCTGGTGCTGTCCAAGGAAGAACTGATTTTGGTAAACCTGGATACGGTGGACCTTGTCCTCCGAAAGGTGATAAGCCTCATCGCTATATCTTCAAGGTATTTGCACTAAAGGATAAGATTGATCTGGATGACGAAGCTTCCGGCGCTTTAGTTGGATTTTACATCAATTCCTTAAAACTTGCAGAAGGAAAATTGACTGCTAAATACGGAAGATAA